A genomic window from Osmia bicornis bicornis chromosome 6, iOsmBic2.1, whole genome shotgun sequence includes:
- the LOC114873495 gene encoding uncharacterized protein LOC114873495 isoform X3, producing MKDILNTTDSDTNKCQYSKNSCITKEEDPTVMKHNNKDNQIMSDSQKSLISVRKMEDLCKTPQKNNVSNNLENTENIKEENMNSPNISSPFISNINSLEWNSESIKSLLETPMSCKKEMHDFDNNTPNRQKKRKFSLDVSDIDQMSDPLKLEFLPDMEAIDMLHDLNSIIDFEDIKIPPDILTSTANNTMHNEYDVEISKDPLTDPLYITSNDEHDLTAENVNYENKRKRIKNPRSTNRQVKNEESSAQHNVESAEKSKPDTNYLKDILGELDIELESETENEEKTFEPDLRKLYNLQVKIIHDVPKQHTIENTSGTRTLTRSEKQLFLEYGPIKSGTFSPKEDKIILNNWKTFCEIHEWDPKHVKPFICMKYGTKFYMRTKEQRRKFVQFLGNGLPWRSLFSIYRRFRYLHEDHSKSFTRYTLYEDQQILSHMKKKKKKKKSHTKFAELAKMLGRSSHSIRLRYKLLKKMRDKKQNPLSEVTWTLSLVGEFIKTFVDITLCENVIELKDASIPKVVWLKLEEKLNIDHDVLKLFWIYQLHMQLFCPEPIYLNDIKIKLIEYIYEKGIGNTREIIWPKVAKFFDGITTIFLCKTFCNLVAEAGTKLDTSNFSVYLGAK from the exons ATGAAagatatattaaatacaaCAGACAGTGATACTAATAAGTGTCAATATTCCAAAAATAGCTGTATAACTAAAGAGGAAGATCCAACTGTGATGAAACATAACAACAAAGACAATCAAATAATGAGTGACAGCcaaaaatcattaattagCGTCCGTAAAATGGAAGATTTATGTAAAACACCACAGAAAAATAATGTATCTAACAATTTAGAAAACacagaaaatattaaagaagaaaatatgaatAGTCCTAATATTTCTAGCCCCTTCATTTCAAACATAAATTCATTGGAATGGAATTCTGAAAGTATTAAATCTTTATTAGAAACACCTATGTcttgtaaaaaagaaatgcaTGATTTTGATAATAATACACCTAAcagacaaaaaaaaagaaaatttagtCTTGATGTAAGTGACATTGATCAGATGTCTGATCCACTGAAATTAGAATTCTTACCAGATATGGAAGCTATTGATATGTTGCATGatttaaattctataataGACTTTGAAGACATAAAAATACCTCCAGATATTCTCACTTCAACAGCTAACAATACCATGCACAATGAGTATGATGTAGAAATATCCAAAGATCCACTAACTGATCCTCTTTATATTACAAGTAATGATGAGCATGATTTAACTGctgaaaatgttaattacgAAAACAAGAggaaacgaataaaaaatcCGCGAAGTACAAATAGACAAGTCAAGAATGAAGAGTCTAGTGCTCAACATAATGTTGAAAGTGCTGAAAAATCGAAACCCGATACTAATTACCTAAAAGATATCTTAGGAGAGTTGGATATTGAATTAGAATCGGAAacggaaaatgaagaaaaaacatttgaacCTGACTTACGG aaattgtATAATTTGCAAGTAAAGATAATACACGATGTACCGAAACAACatacaattgaaaatacaTCAGGTACAAGAACATTAACAAGATCTGAAAAACAACTATTTTTAGAATATGGTCCGATAAAAAGTGGTACGTTTTCACCTAAAGAagataaaatcattttaaataattggaAAACATTTTGTGAG ATTCATGAATGGGATCCGAAACACGTGAAGCCATTTATATGTATGAAATACGgtacaaaattttatatgaGAACCAAGGAACAAAGGAGAAAATTTGTTCAGTTTCTAGGAAATGGTTTACCATGGAGATCATTATTTAGTATTTATCGTCGATTTAGATATCTACATGAAGATCACTCAAAAAGTTTCACTAG ATATACATTATACGAAGATCAACAAATTTTATCTCatatgaagaaaaagaaaaagaaaaagaaatcacaTACAAAATTTGCCGAACTAGCGAAAATGTTAGGTCGTTCAAGTCACTCGATAAGGTTGCGCTATAAGCTACTAAAAAAGATGAGAGATAAAAAACAAAACC cATTATCAGAAGTTACATGGACTTTATCATTAGTTGGTGAGTTCATAAAAACCTTCGTGGATATAACATTATGCGAGAatgtaattgaattaaaagatGCAAGCATTCCCAAAGTAGTTTGgttaaaattagaagaaaaactGAACATAGATCACGATGTATTGAAactattctggatatatcagtTACACATGCAGTTATTTTGTCCGGAAcctatttatttaaatgacataaaaataaaactgatCGAATA CATTTATGAGAAAGGAATCGGAAATACACGAGAAATAATTTGGCCTAAGGTTGCAAAATTTTTTGATGGAATCACtactatatttttatgtaaaaccTTTTGTAATCTTGTAGCAGAAGCTGGTACAAAACTTGATACAAGTAACTTCAGTG TCTACTTAGGTGCGAAATAA
- the LOC114873495 gene encoding uncharacterized protein LOC114873495 isoform X1 gives MKDILNTTDSDTNKCQYSKNSCITKEEDPTVMKHNNKDNQIMSDSQKSLISVRKMEDLCKTPQKNNVSNNLENTENIKEENMNSPNISSPFISNINSLEWNSESIKSLLETPMSCKKEMHDFDNNTPNRQKKRKFSLDVSDIDQMSDPLKLEFLPDMEAIDMLHDLNSIIDFEDIKIPPDILTSTANNTMHNEYDVEISKDPLTDPLYITSNDEHDLTAENVNYENKRKRIKNPRSTNRQVKNEESSAQHNVESAEKSKPDTNYLKDILGELDIELESETENEEKTFEPDLRKLYNLQVKIIHDVPKQHTIENTSGTRTLTRSEKQLFLEYGPIKSGTFSPKEDKIILNNWKTFCEIHEWDPKHVKPFICMKYGTKFYMRTKEQRRKFVQFLGNGLPWRSLFSIYRRFRYLHEDHSKSFTRYTLYEDQQILSHMKKKKKKKKSHTKFAELAKMLGRSSHSIRLRYKLLKKMRDKKQNPLSEVTWTLSLVGEFIKTFVDITLCENVIELKDASIPKVVWLKLEEKLNIDHDVLKLFWIYQLHMQLFCPEPIYLNDIKIKLIEYIYEKGIGNTREIIWPKVAKFFDGITTIFLCKTFCNLVAEAGTKLDTSNFSEIIEYLYIEKIPEIQNEQTDKFLPRLSYGNGKVKIIDKDPPKE, from the exons ATGAAagatatattaaatacaaCAGACAGTGATACTAATAAGTGTCAATATTCCAAAAATAGCTGTATAACTAAAGAGGAAGATCCAACTGTGATGAAACATAACAACAAAGACAATCAAATAATGAGTGACAGCcaaaaatcattaattagCGTCCGTAAAATGGAAGATTTATGTAAAACACCACAGAAAAATAATGTATCTAACAATTTAGAAAACacagaaaatattaaagaagaaaatatgaatAGTCCTAATATTTCTAGCCCCTTCATTTCAAACATAAATTCATTGGAATGGAATTCTGAAAGTATTAAATCTTTATTAGAAACACCTATGTcttgtaaaaaagaaatgcaTGATTTTGATAATAATACACCTAAcagacaaaaaaaaagaaaatttagtCTTGATGTAAGTGACATTGATCAGATGTCTGATCCACTGAAATTAGAATTCTTACCAGATATGGAAGCTATTGATATGTTGCATGatttaaattctataataGACTTTGAAGACATAAAAATACCTCCAGATATTCTCACTTCAACAGCTAACAATACCATGCACAATGAGTATGATGTAGAAATATCCAAAGATCCACTAACTGATCCTCTTTATATTACAAGTAATGATGAGCATGATTTAACTGctgaaaatgttaattacgAAAACAAGAggaaacgaataaaaaatcCGCGAAGTACAAATAGACAAGTCAAGAATGAAGAGTCTAGTGCTCAACATAATGTTGAAAGTGCTGAAAAATCGAAACCCGATACTAATTACCTAAAAGATATCTTAGGAGAGTTGGATATTGAATTAGAATCGGAAacggaaaatgaagaaaaaacatttgaacCTGACTTACGG aaattgtATAATTTGCAAGTAAAGATAATACACGATGTACCGAAACAACatacaattgaaaatacaTCAGGTACAAGAACATTAACAAGATCTGAAAAACAACTATTTTTAGAATATGGTCCGATAAAAAGTGGTACGTTTTCACCTAAAGAagataaaatcattttaaataattggaAAACATTTTGTGAG ATTCATGAATGGGATCCGAAACACGTGAAGCCATTTATATGTATGAAATACGgtacaaaattttatatgaGAACCAAGGAACAAAGGAGAAAATTTGTTCAGTTTCTAGGAAATGGTTTACCATGGAGATCATTATTTAGTATTTATCGTCGATTTAGATATCTACATGAAGATCACTCAAAAAGTTTCACTAG ATATACATTATACGAAGATCAACAAATTTTATCTCatatgaagaaaaagaaaaagaaaaagaaatcacaTACAAAATTTGCCGAACTAGCGAAAATGTTAGGTCGTTCAAGTCACTCGATAAGGTTGCGCTATAAGCTACTAAAAAAGATGAGAGATAAAAAACAAAACC cATTATCAGAAGTTACATGGACTTTATCATTAGTTGGTGAGTTCATAAAAACCTTCGTGGATATAACATTATGCGAGAatgtaattgaattaaaagatGCAAGCATTCCCAAAGTAGTTTGgttaaaattagaagaaaaactGAACATAGATCACGATGTATTGAAactattctggatatatcagtTACACATGCAGTTATTTTGTCCGGAAcctatttatttaaatgacataaaaataaaactgatCGAATA CATTTATGAGAAAGGAATCGGAAATACACGAGAAATAATTTGGCCTAAGGTTGCAAAATTTTTTGATGGAATCACtactatatttttatgtaaaaccTTTTGTAATCTTGTAGCAGAAGCTGGTACAAAACTTGATACAAGTAACTTCAGTG AGAtcattgaatatttatatattgaaAAGATACCGGAAATACAAAATGAGCAAACTGACAAGTTCCTTCCTAGACTTTCGTATGGAAACGGGAAGGTTAAAATTATAGATAAAGATCCGCCCAAAGAATAA
- the LOC114873495 gene encoding uncharacterized protein LOC114873495 isoform X2 — translation MKDILNTTDSDTNKCQYSKNSCITKEEDPTVMKHNNKDNQIMSDSQKSLISVRKMEDLCKTPQKNNVSNNLENTENIKEENMNSPNISSPFISNINSLEWNSESIKSLLETPMSCKKEMHDFDNNTPNRQKKRKFSLDVSDIDQMSDPLKLEFLPDMEAIDMLHDLNSIIDFEDIKIPPDILTSTANNTMHNEYDVEISKDPLTDPLYITSNDEHDLTAENVNYENKRKRIKNPRSTNRQVKNEESSAQHNVESAEKSKPDTNYLKDILGELDIELESETENEEKTFEPDLRKLYNLQVKIIHDVPKQHTIENTSGTRTLTRSEKQLFLEYGPIKSGTFSPKEDKIILNNWKTFCEIHEWDPKHVKPFICMKYGTKFYMRTKEQRRKFVQFLGNGLPWRSLFSIYRRFRYLHEDHSKSFTRYTLYEDQQILSHMKKKKKKKKSHTKFAELAKMLGRSSHSIRLRYKLLKKMRDKKQNPLSEVTWTLSLVGEFIKTFVDITLCENVIELKDASIPKVVWLKLEEKLNIDHDVLKLFWIYQLHMQLFCPEPIYLNDIKIKLIEYIYEKGIGNTREIIWPKVAKFFDGITTIFLCKTFCNLVAEAGTKLDTSNFSDKIRYSCSNSLLSTLKTDLVKQ, via the exons ATGAAagatatattaaatacaaCAGACAGTGATACTAATAAGTGTCAATATTCCAAAAATAGCTGTATAACTAAAGAGGAAGATCCAACTGTGATGAAACATAACAACAAAGACAATCAAATAATGAGTGACAGCcaaaaatcattaattagCGTCCGTAAAATGGAAGATTTATGTAAAACACCACAGAAAAATAATGTATCTAACAATTTAGAAAACacagaaaatattaaagaagaaaatatgaatAGTCCTAATATTTCTAGCCCCTTCATTTCAAACATAAATTCATTGGAATGGAATTCTGAAAGTATTAAATCTTTATTAGAAACACCTATGTcttgtaaaaaagaaatgcaTGATTTTGATAATAATACACCTAAcagacaaaaaaaaagaaaatttagtCTTGATGTAAGTGACATTGATCAGATGTCTGATCCACTGAAATTAGAATTCTTACCAGATATGGAAGCTATTGATATGTTGCATGatttaaattctataataGACTTTGAAGACATAAAAATACCTCCAGATATTCTCACTTCAACAGCTAACAATACCATGCACAATGAGTATGATGTAGAAATATCCAAAGATCCACTAACTGATCCTCTTTATATTACAAGTAATGATGAGCATGATTTAACTGctgaaaatgttaattacgAAAACAAGAggaaacgaataaaaaatcCGCGAAGTACAAATAGACAAGTCAAGAATGAAGAGTCTAGTGCTCAACATAATGTTGAAAGTGCTGAAAAATCGAAACCCGATACTAATTACCTAAAAGATATCTTAGGAGAGTTGGATATTGAATTAGAATCGGAAacggaaaatgaagaaaaaacatttgaacCTGACTTACGG aaattgtATAATTTGCAAGTAAAGATAATACACGATGTACCGAAACAACatacaattgaaaatacaTCAGGTACAAGAACATTAACAAGATCTGAAAAACAACTATTTTTAGAATATGGTCCGATAAAAAGTGGTACGTTTTCACCTAAAGAagataaaatcattttaaataattggaAAACATTTTGTGAG ATTCATGAATGGGATCCGAAACACGTGAAGCCATTTATATGTATGAAATACGgtacaaaattttatatgaGAACCAAGGAACAAAGGAGAAAATTTGTTCAGTTTCTAGGAAATGGTTTACCATGGAGATCATTATTTAGTATTTATCGTCGATTTAGATATCTACATGAAGATCACTCAAAAAGTTTCACTAG ATATACATTATACGAAGATCAACAAATTTTATCTCatatgaagaaaaagaaaaagaaaaagaaatcacaTACAAAATTTGCCGAACTAGCGAAAATGTTAGGTCGTTCAAGTCACTCGATAAGGTTGCGCTATAAGCTACTAAAAAAGATGAGAGATAAAAAACAAAACC cATTATCAGAAGTTACATGGACTTTATCATTAGTTGGTGAGTTCATAAAAACCTTCGTGGATATAACATTATGCGAGAatgtaattgaattaaaagatGCAAGCATTCCCAAAGTAGTTTGgttaaaattagaagaaaaactGAACATAGATCACGATGTATTGAAactattctggatatatcagtTACACATGCAGTTATTTTGTCCGGAAcctatttatttaaatgacataaaaataaaactgatCGAATA CATTTATGAGAAAGGAATCGGAAATACACGAGAAATAATTTGGCCTAAGGTTGCAAAATTTTTTGATGGAATCACtactatatttttatgtaaaaccTTTTGTAATCTTGTAGCAGAAGCTGGTACAAAACTTGATACAAGTAACTTCAGTG aCAAAATACGATATTCGTGCAGTAATTCGCTGCTTTCGACTTTGAAAACGGATTTAGTAAAGCAATGA
- the LOC114873497 gene encoding ubiquitin carboxyl-terminal hydrolase isozyme L5, which translates to MADSAGNWCLIESDPGVFTELIKNLGVKGAQVEELWSLDDEQFDNLKPIHGLIFLFKWVQDDEPSGNIVLDNRLDKIFFAKQVINNACATQAILSVLLNCKHSDISLGPNLEEFKNFCQSFDANMRGLALSNSDVIREVHNSFSRQTVFEYDSKQASKDDDVFHFVSYVPIDGRLYELDGLKDGPMDLGPCPPGDQWVQAAKPIIQKRINKYNEGEIHFNLMAIVTDRKTLYERQKANICDPAELERLQTLIEKEIRKSKRYQIENIRRKHNYLPLIMELLKMLAKEGKLVPLYQRAKEKALEKESKKNKV; encoded by the exons ATGGCGGACTCAGCGGGGAATTGGTGTCTTATCGAAAGTGATCCTGGAGTTTTCACCGAATTAATAAAGAATTT aggtGTTAAAGGAGCTCAAGTGGAAGAATTATGGAGTTTGGATGATGAACAATTCGATAATTTAAA GCCTATACATggtttgatatttttattcaaatggGTGCAAGATGATGAACCTTCTGGAAATATTGTTTTAGACAATAGACTggacaaaatattttttgcaaaaCAG GTGATTAATAATGCTTGTGCAACTCAAGCAATATTAAGTGTATTATTAAATTGTAAACATTCTGATATATCATTGGGGCCAAATTTGGAGGAATTCAAAAACTTTTGTCAAAGCTTTGATGCCAACATGAGAGGACTTGCTCTTAGTAATTCTGATGTGATAAGAGAAGTGCATAATTCTTTTTCAAG GCAAACAGTGTTTGAATACGATTCAAAGCAAGCATCTAAAGATGATGATGTATTTCACTTTGTTAGCTACGTACCAATTGACGGACGACTATATGAGTTAGATGGATTAAAAGATGGACCAATGGATTTAGGTCCGTGTCCGCCTGGGGATCAATGGGTTCAAGCAGCGAAACCTATAATacaaaaaagaataaataa GTACAACGAAGGagaaatacattttaatttaatggCAATAGTAACGGATAGAAAAACACTTTACGAGCGACAAAAAGCTAATATTTGCGATCCAGCAGAGTTAGAGCGCTTGCAGACGTTAATTGAAAAGGAAATTCGAAAATCTAAAAGATATCAGATCGAAAATATTCGAAGAAAGCATAACTATTTGCCATTAATAATGGAGTTACTTAAAATGCTCGCTAAAGAAGGTAAACTGGTACCATTGTATCAAAGAGCAAAAGAAAAGGCATTGGAGAAAGAATCCAAGAAGAATAAAGTTTAA
- the LOC114873496 gene encoding LOW QUALITY PROTEIN: autophagy-related protein 13 (The sequence of the model RefSeq protein was modified relative to this genomic sequence to represent the inferred CDS: inserted 1 base in 1 codon), whose product MFLIGHLWFFKKVLHESKSTKMSTLKLSMQDKKDLDKFTKFLALKAAQIIVQSRSGEKVSTKCKPNSSGTDWFNLAIHDVPEVLAEAKRALCGEIVNSTIPLCIEISLRTVEGDTMVLETWSLGVLPEHSDPTVRVTYTIYNRMGILLKSLLSVSRITPAYKLSRRQGPDSYVICYRIYMGEPQLHTLGDNYKHVRVGQLCTPVGTIHLSVSYRTKXTISPTHTGRDSIMLKSDHFHSDLSPRHARYQQSEETSKSLSDTIKVGAFVVNKPVTVNEEDFVIPDVPFSSLLTPRQTSPPPVSVAEITATKTAVTATLTDSSNGNNERLTNDNTTSKCNSQNGSRRSSCSMTSANDDFIMVDLKTPFAVTNTNSDLGAFYRECQSAPQLQAFMEERTLAEQVGDLTKQLETFETNMRRYEDILSSLCQTENNN is encoded by the exons ATGTTTTTGATTGGACATCTGTggttttttaaaaaagtattgCATGAATCAAAGAGCACTAAAATGTCTACATTAAAACTGAGTATGCAAGATAAAAAGGACTTGGATAAGTTCACCAAATTTTTGGCATTGAAAGCTGCTCAAATTATAGTGCAATCGAGGTCAGGTGAAAAGGTCAGCACAAAGTGTAAGCCAAATTCATCTGGAACTGATTGG TTCAATTTAGCTATTCATGATGTACCAGAAGTTTTGGCAGAAGCAAAAAGGGCACTCTGTGGAGAAATAGTAAATTCAACCATACCTCTATGCATTGAAATTTCTCTAAGAACCGTTGAAGGTGACACAATGGTTTTAGAAACATGGAGTCTTGGTGTTCTACCAGAACATAGCGATCCTACTGTAAGAGTAacatatacaatatacaaCAGGATGggtattttattgaaatcgtTGTTGTCTGTGTCAAGAATTACTCCGgcttataaattgagtaggaGACAAGGTCCAGATTCCTATGTTATTTGTTATAGAATTTATATGGGAGAACCTCAGTTACATACATTAG GtgataattataaacatgTGAGAGTAGGTCAGTTGTGTACACCTGTGGGTACAATTCATTTATCAGTATCATATAGAACAA TGACTATATCTCCTACTCATACTGGCCGTGATTCAATAATGTTGAAGAGTGATCATTTTCATTCTGACTTAAGTCCTCGTCACGCGAGATATCAACAAAG TGAAGAAACATCAAAATCGCTCAGCGATACTATTAAAGTTGGAGCCTTTGTTGTAAATAAGCCTGTTACTGTTAACGAAGAGGACTTTGTTATACCAGATGTACCTTTTAGTTCGTTGCTAACTCCTAGACAAACATCACCTCCTCCAGTATCAGTAGCTGAGATTACAGCTACAAAGACTGCAGTAACCGCTACTCTAACAGATAGCAGTAACGGAAATAATGAAAGACTTACAAACGATAatacgacgtcgaaatgcaaCTCTCAGAATGGATCAAGGAGAAGCAGTTGCTCAATGACCAGTGCCAACGACGATTTTATTATGGTAGATTTG AAAACTCCCTTCGCTGTGACAAACACCAACAGCGATTTAGGAGCGTTCTATCGCGAATGTCAAAGTGCACCTCAACTTCAAGCTTTCATGGAGGAAAGGACACTTGCAGAGCAAGTAGGAGACCTTACTAAACAGTTGGAAACATTTGAAACAAATATGCGGCGGTATGAGGATATTCTGTCGTCATTATGtcaaacagaaaataataacTAA
- the LOC114873498 gene encoding purine nucleoside phosphorylase-like isoform X1, with the protein MPFADFDGVNGHNHYQPVKRPADNEFYHTTVRHVQQSSYSFEALQESAEYLLDRIKIRPKIGIICGSGMGSNEQNELCPGSLAESLEDQLCFPYAEIPHFPVSTVKGHTGQMVFGYLKGVPVMCMQGRFHYYEGYPLWKCSMPVRVMKLVGVTHLIATNAAGGLNPRYKVGDIMMVKDHVNMMGFAGNNPLQGPNDDRFGPRFPPMNKAYSIRLLEIGQEVAEEMGISDIVHKGVYTCLGGPNFETVAELKMLRMVGVDAVGMSTVHEVITARHCDLTVFAFSLITNQCVTDYDNHDEANHEEVMDVGKARQPMLQEYVSRMVLRLHGGYATIKDETIPVNCTSTERS; encoded by the exons ATGCCTTTCGCGGATTTCGACGGTGTCAATGGACACAATCATTACCAACCAGTGAAACGACCCGCGGATAACGAGTTCTATCACACCACCGTCAGGCATGTGCAGCAAAGCTC GTACTCCTTCGAGGCTTTGCAAGAATCTGCAGAATACCTCCTGGACCGTATCAAGATAAGGCCAAAGATTGGAATAATATGCGGTTCCGGGATGG GATCAAATGAGCAAAACGAGTTGTGTCCAGGTTCACTGGCGGAATCCCTCGAGGACCAGCTGTGCTTTCCTTACGCCGAAATCCCACATTTTCCTGTCTCCACCGTCAAGGGTCACACGGGTCAGATGGTGTTCGGTTATCTAAAAGGTGTGCCAGTCATGTGTATGCAGGGCAGGTTTCATTATTACGAGGGTTATCCACTGTGGAAG TGCTCAATGCCGGTCAGAGTTATGAAGCTGGTTGGAGTGACACATCTGATTGCGACAAATGCAGCCGGCGGACTAAATCCCAGGTACAAAGTTGGCGACATCATGATGGTGAAGGATCACGTGAACATGATGGGTTTTGCGGGGAATAACCCTCTTCAAGGACCGAACGACGACAG ATTTGGACCGAGGTTTCCGCCAATGAACAAAGCTTACAGTATCAGACTGTTGGAAATAGGTCAAGAAGTGGCCGAAGAGATGGGAATCAGCGACATCGTGCACAAAGGGGTGTACACGTGCCTTGGGGGGCCGAATTTCGAGACAGTGGCGGAATTAAAAATGTTGAGGATGGTCGGGGTCGACGCAGTAG GGATGTCTACCGTTCACGAGGTAATCACTGCCAGACATTGCGATCTAACTGTTTTCGCGTTTAGTTTAATCACGAATCAGTGTGTTACGGATTACGATAACCACGATGAAGCGAATCACGAGGAAGTGATGGACGTGGGGAAAGCGAGGCAACCGATGCTACAGGAATACGTGTCGCGTATGGTGCTACGCCTGCATGGAGGGTATGCTACAATTAAAGACGAAACGATTCCAGTAAATTGTACCTCTACCGAGCGTTCCTGA
- the LOC114873498 gene encoding purine nucleoside phosphorylase-like isoform X2, with product MPFADFDGVNGHNHYQPVKRPADNEFYHTTVRHVQQSSYSFEALQESAEYLLDRIKIRPKIGIICGSGMGSLAESLEDQLCFPYAEIPHFPVSTVKGHTGQMVFGYLKGVPVMCMQGRFHYYEGYPLWKCSMPVRVMKLVGVTHLIATNAAGGLNPRYKVGDIMMVKDHVNMMGFAGNNPLQGPNDDRFGPRFPPMNKAYSIRLLEIGQEVAEEMGISDIVHKGVYTCLGGPNFETVAELKMLRMVGVDAVGMSTVHEVITARHCDLTVFAFSLITNQCVTDYDNHDEANHEEVMDVGKARQPMLQEYVSRMVLRLHGGYATIKDETIPVNCTSTERS from the exons ATGCCTTTCGCGGATTTCGACGGTGTCAATGGACACAATCATTACCAACCAGTGAAACGACCCGCGGATAACGAGTTCTATCACACCACCGTCAGGCATGTGCAGCAAAGCTC GTACTCCTTCGAGGCTTTGCAAGAATCTGCAGAATACCTCCTGGACCGTATCAAGATAAGGCCAAAGATTGGAATAATATGCGGTTCCGGGATGG GTTCACTGGCGGAATCCCTCGAGGACCAGCTGTGCTTTCCTTACGCCGAAATCCCACATTTTCCTGTCTCCACCGTCAAGGGTCACACGGGTCAGATGGTGTTCGGTTATCTAAAAGGTGTGCCAGTCATGTGTATGCAGGGCAGGTTTCATTATTACGAGGGTTATCCACTGTGGAAG TGCTCAATGCCGGTCAGAGTTATGAAGCTGGTTGGAGTGACACATCTGATTGCGACAAATGCAGCCGGCGGACTAAATCCCAGGTACAAAGTTGGCGACATCATGATGGTGAAGGATCACGTGAACATGATGGGTTTTGCGGGGAATAACCCTCTTCAAGGACCGAACGACGACAG ATTTGGACCGAGGTTTCCGCCAATGAACAAAGCTTACAGTATCAGACTGTTGGAAATAGGTCAAGAAGTGGCCGAAGAGATGGGAATCAGCGACATCGTGCACAAAGGGGTGTACACGTGCCTTGGGGGGCCGAATTTCGAGACAGTGGCGGAATTAAAAATGTTGAGGATGGTCGGGGTCGACGCAGTAG GGATGTCTACCGTTCACGAGGTAATCACTGCCAGACATTGCGATCTAACTGTTTTCGCGTTTAGTTTAATCACGAATCAGTGTGTTACGGATTACGATAACCACGATGAAGCGAATCACGAGGAAGTGATGGACGTGGGGAAAGCGAGGCAACCGATGCTACAGGAATACGTGTCGCGTATGGTGCTACGCCTGCATGGAGGGTATGCTACAATTAAAGACGAAACGATTCCAGTAAATTGTACCTCTACCGAGCGTTCCTGA